The Maylandia zebra isolate NMK-2024a linkage group LG4, Mzebra_GT3a, whole genome shotgun sequence genome segment GACACTTGCAATCACTTTCTCCATTAATTGTTCCACAAAGAGCAATTTTTACTGCTTTCCTTTTAAAACAAATCCACACAGTTTAATTCAGGTACTTCACATCTGTGCTACCCTTTATTTTAACCTTTTACCCATTATTTTGCTAAATGTTTCAAAAGTTTTTAGTCATCTTTGGAGGCTGGTAATTAGAGACAATGTGTTTTGGAGGAGACACTGTGATCCGGCACGAACTGAAGCACCAGCTgtaataaaacaaagttaatgAGCACGCTTACAGTCACAGAAATTTGGagagaaaaatgtcttttgACACTATGGGGAGTCCTTATTTGGAGTTTCTGCTTTTTGCTGTTGCACTTATGAGGCGATAATAGTCTAGTGTGACACTACATTTACACATAGCTGCATTACTGGCATCGCAACCTCAGTTTCTGAGTACTGCTGCACGCACGCCACAAAAACACCGACCACTTATCACAAAGCGCTCGTTATCGGAAAGTAGTTTGGAGTGTGATAAATGAATTCACAgaaaaaatgatttattttaacTTGAACATTGATCAGTCACAAAGTTAACTTTTCATTGTCTTTTATACCAATATATGTATTATTTATGTTTAGTAAATCAAAAACTGCTGAAGTAAAGGAAACCAAACATTAATCCAGCAATCTGCTCCTCATATTCAACAcgaaaaaacagacaaacacagctCTCAGttcaaaataaacaacaaaatgaGCTACAAAACTTTATGATTTATAACATTACAACATTTTTTGTCTTCTGTTGCAGTAAAAATGTTGCGAGGAACAGGAAATTCCTACGTgggaaaaagaaatttaacatgGACTCCAAAAAAGTGAGTTGATATCATATTTGTGTGTACACATTTTCATACATTAAGGaaagatttttaatttaatctacAAAGTAAGACAATCCTTTGTaagacttttttaaaaactccataTCTTCCAGTGACAGTGACAGGAGCAAACAAAGAAGCTAGGTGTTGCTATAGATGGATTTATGTAGTCGCCTGTAGTTTATATGGGAGATACCAGTCTGAAGCACGCACTAACTACTCACTGAGCAGaaataaaacttgaaaaagtgtgaCACGAGTGCGACACGAGCTGAAAATAAACATCTGTGAACATTTAATTAGCAATCCACTAGTCAGACCAAACCAGTTGCAAGGAGGTTTTCACCAACTAACCCTTGACATCACATGGTcagtggtcacatgactgcaaaaAACATCAGAGCAAGAAAGTCTGTTTAGGGTGGAGGTCCAGACAGATGGATGGGTCAACCAAACATCGGTATATGCTATATTTCTGTTTTAAGTCATCCTCAGTGTTTCTTTTACAAACTAAATTGTAGTAAAAGGGTGTCAGTGCTGTTTCTGTTAAAGTAGCCTCAGATATTGATGTCACTTTTATCATGATGTCATGTAAGAATTATAATGAAGGTCCTGCAACTGTAACCAAGTAGTTATTTTAACCTTTGACTCCAATAACTTTACATTAAAACGCCTAATTTATCTcttaaaataaagacaagtaCCAAGGGTATATGAAGGGGAAGCTATCCACACGGACAAACAATCATTTTTCTTGAAAAGGTCAGTATTTTAACACGAGAGTCTGTGGGGACTGATTTGAAGCCACcttcaagtggccattagaggaactaAAGGCACATCTTGGGCTTCATGTACAGGTTTGTCTTTGTGCCTAAGCCTTGACTAGGTTTGTTAACATAATAGTTTctatttttcagcatttttaaactttaatcTTTAGCAGCATATCAGTGCCTCATCCAGTAACCCAACCATTGTGGGTGGCACAAGCATTATCCAGTAGGATAAGGGGAGGAGCCAACACCTGTAGGGTCACTGCTCATGAGCTGTATACCTGTAGATTATACATAAATGGTGCTATTTCTTAGTGCATACTTTTATATTTACTTCTGACAtgcacagtgttgtttatttcaAGAGATTAAAGGAAACTTTGTTAGTCACAGTAAAAGTTTTAATTCTACTTTCACTCACTTCAACATCTCTGTATCAGAAGGTCAACAGCAACACGGTGACAGATATCTCCACACACAGCGGATGTCGAGTTGAGAGATGTGTATGTGATGCTCAGAAGTGCAACCAGTGCACAGGCACAGACGCACAACACGAGCAAAAGCGAGAAAAACCACATCCTGTTCCCTGAAGTGGGGCAGAGACGCCACTTCACCACTGCGACctccatctttttctttttctttttttttgcttccttcCTTTCTGGGTCTTCAGCTCAAAGCTGAGTGTCTGCAGGCCTGAGTGCAGAGCGGGCTCAGGCCTGCAGACAAGTGGGTGGATAACACGCTTATAGTCTTCTTGGGGTTAAGGGTGCTAAGTGGAATTGATTTGGTTAGCAGGAGTATGCACTCAGAATTAAGAGTCATATTTTGAAGAACTGTCTCTAAGTACCTTTTTGAGATGCAGCAATAACAACATGCGGTATTCATTCAACCCTTCACATCTTGTGTGCTGGTGCTTGGTGGCGACCGTGACttaaaaggagaagaagaaaacttttttaaagTGTGATACGACTAGGTTAGAATTAGCAGCACTGACAAGAAGAACTAAAAGCTGTGGCCAAAACTTAACACGAAGCTTCCTGTCGCTTAATTTGCCTTCTCGATGAAAACACACCACAGACATTTAATTCACTGATTAAAAATTTGTCCTCCTAGTTTTCAAATTCATTTCTTACATGTCTGACTTTCCATTTCCCCCCTTGCTTCAGGGTGTCCAGTACCTGGTTGAAAATGGCCTTCTCGAATGGCGGGCAGAGTCTGTGGCAGAGTTTCTTTACAAAGAGGAGGGGCTCAATAAGACCGCCATAGGAAACTTCTTGGGAGAAAGGTGGAGTATTAGTATAAGTTTCCCTGCTCCTTCTTTAAAGTTGTGAGatttaactaaaaaaacatTAACGTGTGTGCTGAACTTACTAAGCAATTTAATGAGAAACTGCAGCAGGTTACTTTAGACCAATTTATGTAGGTACGTTAAAAAGCCACCAAGATTCACTTTTCACCAGTTTTCcacccacatacatgattggttTCAGTTTGCACACTAAACATAAAACTATATATCCACCTCTCACAAtggagtgtttttttgtttgggtttttttgtgggcTGTAGTGTTAGGGGGTTGGAGGGTATCATCAGGGGGGGGGGAGCTGTTTTGAAAGCACCATTTGATGGTTTCAATGTTCCATTAAATATTTTCCAGTGATGTGTGAAAACATTTGTTTGCccaaaatttgacatttttgtattGTAGTGCACTCTGTAGACAGACAACCTTTTTCCAAAGGTTGGAACCATTTGTCAAAAACTCCTCTTTAAGATTTTACATAACAAGAGATGGTCCTTTGCAtatcttaaaatgaaataaatacaacctcagatgaacaacaGCATGAGACACATTGCACAGTGTCATTGTTTATTTAACAAATACTgaaacaaaatgcagaagcaacgtctgaaaaactgaaaaagtgcACAGCATGATTCAGTATTTTGTAAAACCAATTGTTTATCAGATCACTTTCTGTATGAATTTATCGTTCTCTCACATCAGCGTGAGAGAAACGcagcccactcttctttacacaGTTGTTTCAATTCATTGAAATTCGCAGCATTCGTTTACGCAAAGCTCCTTTAAAGTctcaccacagcatttcagccaGGTTGAGCTGTGGGCTTTTGCTGGGCCATTGcgacaccttgattcttttgtttttcagccattctgtcctgatttgctgctgtgtttggtatcattgtcctgttgaccCAGTTTGGGACGAAGCTTAGACGAGGGACTAATAATAGAATAATTTGGTTTACAGAGGATACATTTAAAGACTGCAAGGtccccaaatcatcacccctcctctACTGTGCCAACAGTTGCTATTAGGTGtttgtgctaatatgctaataATGTGCATTATTCGGTCATGTCTTGTGGTTTATTCCAATCCAACTTTGCAAATCTAAATGACGCTGCCACGTCCTTTTTACAGAGAAGATGCTTTTTCCAGGCaccccttccaaacaagccatacttgtcatgaactttaacctttaacctgcctttttgtatttctttgatCATTGTACCTGACCTTACAAGATGTTCCCTGATAGGAGGATTGTAGCATTGTAGGAACACaaacctgaatgctccagactaGCATACTGCTTTTATAGTTTATTATCAGCTTATCAAGTGTAATTCATTAGAAATGCCTGGAAAAGGTGTACTTAGTTTGAAAATGTTCTTATTCACATGACTTCGTGACTTTCATGTATGCTGTGAAACCAGTGTGCTCTGACGGTAAATGTGTATTCTATATTTGAGCCTCATTTTGAGGGTTGTGGTTTTCATTATTCAATTATCTTTCATTGTTTTGGTTGTCACACAGGGAGGAAATGCACCTGAAGATACTGAAAGCGTTTGTTGGTCTGCATGAGTTCTCAGACCTGAATCTGGTGCAAGCACTGAGGTTTGTGAAAGGAAGCTTGGAGTGTTGCAGCAGTTTTACCTTTAGTCTTGCTTTCGTCCTTATTATGAAACCCTCCTCCTTCTTACCAGCCcgtgtgtgttgtttttctttttcttccaccTTTGCAGGCAGTTTCTGTGGAGCTTTCGTCTCCCAGGAGAAGCTCAAAAGATTGACAGGATGATGGAGGCGTTTGCAGCTCGCTACTGTGGCTGTAACCCCGGGGTCTTCCAATCCACAGGTACAAGCACAAAGAGGCTGATTCATTTTCCCACACACTCcaattaaaacacacatttttgctTCTGTAATTACAAAATTCTATACAAGACTCATCACCTGCtaagaaaaatctgcttttctttctgaaaaATAAACCCAAAGCCAGAGAAACATCTCAGGCCTCCCTGATTAAAGTTAACAGATTAtccaataaaactttttttggcCTAAGCAGCTGTCAGCTGCGTACACTCAAGAAGGTGATGAAGAAAGCTAAACTGTGGTTTTCTGTTACAGACACCTGCTACATCCTCTCTTTCGCCATCATCATGCTCAACACAAGTCTCCACAACCCCAACGTGAAAGACAAACCCACTCTGCAGCGATTTGTTTCCATGAACAGAGGCATCAACAACGGCGAGGACCTGCCCACTGAGCTGCTCACGGTCAGCTGGCTTCATTATTTCATGGCTTTGTCAGGCCCTGCTTGTACAGTTAGGTGatagaaaaaccaaggcgcTGATTGGTGACAGCATTATAGTTTACTCTAATATCCTTTAAATGTATTGCAGAAGTACTGCAATGCTCCTTGGTCAGGGTGGTCAACTGACTGCAGGGCATTTCTTTCATCTCCTTACGCAGCTTACCCTTACTTCTTTAGTGACACCAATAATCTCTGATGGGTTTCCCCAGTAGTACATCATTCTTGCGCAGTGAAATGCAGTTATACCTTAAATCACCCTTCGTGTTACAGTGTTACCTCGGGGTAAAGTTTATGTTATTTTCAGCACTGACTGGAAGCAAGTTTGAACAGAAAATGTAATAGTTGCCTAAAAGTGGCTAGGCAGTAGATAATTTGAAAGTAAAGTAATGACGCAAATTAATGGTTGATATATTGGTTAAAGAGACAGACTAACTGtttgttaaaagaaaagatAGCACTTGAAATAGCTAGCTAAAATTAATAATATACTTCAGAAATCATTTAAAATTAACAGCAGCAATTTGTTTGCTAATTTTGTGTATACTAAGAAGAAACCACACTCAATTAACATACTTTAAATTATGACCAGTTGAAATGCTAAAAGTATAAATAAACTACATTTATGACAGAATAGCAGATAAAAACTTGGAACAGTTATTAGCAGTGTTATTTAGTTAATAACATGATTAAGTATCAccatcagtttaactaatgtgCTAATTTAATGTTAGTTTTGGAAAAACAGCTAAAGTTAAGCTAACACTGGATTTGTTCAAGCATACTGTAATATTTAAGCAGGTAAAATGCTTGGCTAATAACATGACTAAATAAAATTAGCGACAAAATATGGCTAGTAGTTAAATGTTAGCTAACAGTTGAAGTCATTAGCTAACAGAGCAAAGCTGTTAGCTAAACGTTGCAGATTACTGGTTGAAATTAGTTACTTGAATAGTTAATTACAAATAATTAgtatataattttattaaatagATAATAAAAGCAGTGAGTGAATGGTTGAAAAACGCAGTACATTATAGGTTGAAGAAAGCTAGTCCTTCCAGAGTACTTGAGTTTTCTTTAAATACTAAGATACTGTTCTTTTTACTTATTTAATAGACCTAACCATGTATCCCAACATGAAgtaatgttatttaaaaaaaatcactgtcatgtaaaaatatctaaaaatgTTGGTATTGATCAGGCTAAAATAACCTGGTGATTTTATATGAGTTTATCTGGATGTTTAGGAATCAGGAAAAGACCCACATTTGGGGTTATTTCTTGATGGTTATCTATAGATTCAGGGATTTTTTTCGTTGCTTCattgtcttgtgtttttttccctattGATATGCTGATATACGTTAGGTTCCTTTGATGCTAATCTGTTAACCTTTAGTAAAAATGTCACATCTGTGTTTCAACATGATTTCTTGTGTACACTGCACTAAATTACGCAAatcagaattttaaaaatgcttatTCGATGTTTCTGTGCACTTTCAAATTATTTTCAGAAACTGTACACAAGCATCCGTAGTGAGCCGTTCAAAATCCCAGAGGATGATGGGAATGACCTCACACTGACGTTTTTTAATCCAGACCGCGAGGGTTGGCTCCTTAAAATAGGTGAGATGAAGAAACTAACGCCACACCATAAACCCGGACTCCAAGACAGGACGTCAGAGCTTCTCTTTGCTCGTGTTTCTAATGTCTTGTTTGCTTCATTGCAGGTGGTCGAGTTAAAACCTGGAAGAGAAGGTGGTTCATTTTGACAGACAGCTGCTTGTACTACTTTGAATACACAACAgtacgtttatttattttttctgccgCTACATAAGTCAGACATGATGACAATAAAACATGGCCATGTCAAACATCTTCACTCTCATCCTGCAGGATAAAGATCCAATTGGGATTATTCCTCTGGAGAACCTGTGTGTCAGGGCACTACAAGACTCAAGCAAACCGGTAGAGCATCATTCACTTTCTGCATCACATTGTATGACTGCTGAGTTTCCACACACATATTATTTGCCACCCCAGCCCTCAATGAATCATACAGCAGTTGCTAAATGAATTTCTAGCGCAAGTGCTCAAAACAGTGAGTCAGGAGGCTATCAGAagattattaaaataaacaaaaggcaTATGCACACAGTAACGGTGCTATATGTgggtctgcatgtgtgtttaaaCAGTTCTGCCTGGAGTTATATAATCCTAAAGGACAAAAGATCAAGGCCTGCAAGACGGAGAACAAAGGCAGAGTGGTCCAGGGTAAACACCAGTCGTATAAGCTCAGTGCAGCCAGCGCAGAGGAACGGGACGACTGGATAGATGCAATCAGGTGAGAGCAACTGATGTTGCAGAGGACACGTGGGCGGCCACGTGTGTCAGTGACTCATGTTTATCGAGGCTTAATGTGAAGCACATGATCAGGAAGAGTTCAAACAAGCAACAGTGATCAAACTTATATGACCTACATGTCATCTCAAATCTAAACCTGCAGTTTTATAATGCACTCATTGCCTGGTAACCATACAGAGCAAAGAAATCGTGTTATCTGTAGATAACCAAtggtttaataaaataataaagtgttAGCTAATTAATTTAAATTGCGCTGGGAGTTTTAAAGACTCTTGCGTGTTAGAATAAATATAACTAAACTTTCTACCTCACAGGCTGTTTTGTCAAAGCTACAAAGTAACAAATTGTTATTGTTTCTGACAGATATGCACAGAGTGTGCTTTTCATAGACACCTTGAACCACCAGCTATGGCAAAATTAGATGCTTAATGCAAATGGGTTTGAAACAGTGACAAAATCTGCATAGGAAGGAAAGAGTCTGTGTTTTACATCCTCTTTCAGTTTTCTGGTGACTTTAGTTCTCTGCCACCTCCAGATCCCCTGTTATATTCATATGATGCCATATATGATCCCAAGAGGCCTTTCAAGTCTGATGTCATTGTCTCAATTTAAGATTTATGTTGAGGGATGTTAGTCATGAGTGATGCTGCGTGGTTTGAATTACTCACTTTGAAAAAGTGCTGATCCCAAGCTTAATGGCCATACTGAAATCAGGCTTGGTTTCACATGGTGTGCACTATAGCCTACACCATGAGTTTAGTTAGTAAAAATACATTTCTATTATACATTTCTATAGAAATATGACAAAGTGCTCCAtaagaaaatgcaaaaagacaaagacaaaaggtTGCCTAAATGAAAGGTCAAAAAGATGAGTTTAAGGTGCTTTTTCAGGCTCAGTGGGAGAGACTTCAAGAGTCTGGAGGTAACTGATGCAAAAGCTccattttctttaattttcagCCTTTGGTGCTATATAGACACCAGACCTAATGGGGCCTGCTAGGGACATATGTATGTAAAAGTTCACTGATGTTGTGATGCTTGTGCTCACCTATTCAGAGCTCTAAAAGTCTAAACCAGAGTCTTAAAGTGGACTATGAAGTTAATGGGGAGCCCATGCAACTGAATTAGCAATGGTGTGAATACTTGGAGTACTTAGATATGTAACATGAGCATCCAAAGTGATGTCTGAATCAAAAGACATCCTACTAAAGATTCAGCAAAAGTGGGAAGGGGACCTAGAGTTTTCTTTATCTTAGACACAAATCTGCCAGAGCACAAGCAAGACAACTTTTGTCCTCATTTAGTTAGAGAAAATTGTCATCCatctgacttttaatagtctaAGCACCTACGCGTAATCTGTAACTTAGAGGGAGTGACTATAACAGAAATAGTAAGGGCCCCAGAATAGAACCCTGTGGCACTCCACAGGCTAGAGAAGTGGAAGGACCTGAACTTAGAAGCAggcacagaaatgaagaaagCCACTCCAAAGCAGGCTTTTATACACCCACTTAGCATCTCAACCTGTCAAGCATAATGTCAGGTCATTATTTTAAAAGTGGGTGGGTGACATGCTTCACACAGTAGTgctaataataatgtataacaAGGATGTCaaccacatacagcccactttgatcttaagtgaaGTGAAacactgtcagtgtaaagacatTTAAGTACACATTTAATCTCTGAGATATCATAATACAAGATCAATAAATGTTCAATTTCAACAGCACagctcagtttttctacatgataaaaatgtaaaattacataaaaattTCTGGTAGCTCACTGCTCAGACTGTtctgtttttataaaatataaagttttttGTCGATTAATgaaaaaattctgttttttttgtttgtttttttaaaaaaaacatgtgccctttttcatattttgcaaAACCGTCCAGCAGGCCAGATTTTAGTCTTTGCTGGGCTGATTTTGGCCCCCTGGACTTATGTTTGACATCCCTGTTGTTGGCTGGAAACTGCaagacattaaaaacacaaaagcattcAATGCAGGAGACGCTTGTACCCAGAAATCACTTGACAGCACTGATGCTAAAGGACTCCCAGTGTAAATTTCTCTGGCCTTGACAAAACATCAGTCCCTGTGCTTGTTAGTGGGTAGTCAGTGAGGGACGACGAGGGTATTCATTACATGAGCTACCATTTGGTTAGTTACACGGCCACAACATGGGATCATTATCAAAATGTATCACGCTAACATTTTTATTGGACATTAGAAGTAGAATAGAGGCTGGTGGGAAAGCTGTAAATATTTAGATTCAAGTGATTAAGGGTTAATGCTAAGTTAGAGTGATTACAGTCATCATCAAGATTGAATATCTGAAAATGTCCATCTCAGTGTTCTTAAGATCATGCATTAAGAAAGGCCTACAAAGAGTTCAATAAAGTCATTTTACAGTCATTCTTTAGTGATTTCCACTCACCAAGGTtctcaaaactgaaaaaaatgctTAAAACTGCTACTTCTACTGTTACTCGAAGGTCTTGGTTTTCAAACTAAATCTGTTAAATGTTGTTTCTCAGGGCGAGCATCACCAAGGACCCTTTCTATGACTTGGTGACACTACGCAAAAGAAAGATCATCAGCAACACTTCCTCAAAGGACTGACACAGCACCATCAGGGATCATGGATGAGTTTGACTGATGAAtcatgtttcattttaatgactGCTCACGAAAGATACAACCAAAACGTCATTGCTCTGTATTTCAAAGAACTGCGCAAATTGGGATGTGATAATTGTAGtgtaaaaaggagaaaagtgaACCGTGGTTTTCACATTACTTCTGCAAAATGAATGCACTGCTGCTCCGACTTCAGGGGCGACAAGTCTGACGGACAAACATCTGCTGCAAAGCTATAACAATCATGAAAGTCTAACCCAGAAGACATACAATGACCACAAAAAGACTCAAACGACTCCAGAGAGCCATAAAACAACtacaaagagacagaaaacgaACTCAAAGAGACataacaaagacacaaaaggagACTTCAGGGACATAAAACGACTTTAGACACAGAAAATGACCACAAAGATTAAACAGcttcacacaaaaaaacacagataGACTTGAGCAAGACATAAAATGACTAGAAAGAGACACAAAACAACtgcaaagagacagaaaacaacttcaaaaagaaacaaaatgtttttgaagTGAAACATATTGACTTCACTGAGACACAAAATGCCAACAAagtatcaaaatataaattgaTGCACGCCTTTTAGACATGCACACTTTTCTGTTAATATGAAAGCATCTGAACTTGTCAGCTTATTGAATAAATGTTCACTGTGGTCACTTTGTTGTGAAAGCTGAGATGGCATTTGCTCGGTCAGACCTGGTAGCATTTATGTTACAGATTCAATGCATGCATGAATAAGGTTGGAATTACATGTGCCTTTACTTCATCTTcagttcctttttaaaaaatacttacAAAAGACCAACGTCTGGCACCTTTTCACATCTGATGTCAATGTGTCATAAACCAGCATTTGCAGAGACTAGAGGTCTTGTAGGGTCACTGTTTTTAAGACTACAGCTAGATTCCTAAATTGGATACCTAGAGAAAAACAGGTAGTTGTCAAATCTCAGCACAGAAACTTCATGAGTTTGGTTTAGGACCACAGCTGGATCTACTGATGAAGTGAATTCAGAGATTGAATTTGAGATTGAAAACTCGATTTCTTTTGAAAGTATCTCCCATCATGGTGTCCTTGTGCATGCAGCCACTGGCTGAGATAACAGAGAGAGCACAAGTACTGGTTTTCAATAATGTTTGCATGATTGAACTTCAATACttgcaggaggaaaaaaaaacttttattggaATATAAGAAACAGAAAGATCGGCTTAACACTGGTCTGACTGAGTTTTATGACCACCTAACATCAAAGGACTGAGATAACAGAAGAACGCCACAACTTTTGAAAACTGTCAGAATTTAATTTAGACTTTAGACATTTGTGTGCAGCCAAAAATGATTATAAAAGTAAAATATCCTTTTTATTGTACACTGGAAAAAATCGGAAAACGTATTCAGGATCAGAACAGGTCTATAAACACTGTAGAGAGCCTTTCTTGATTCATTAGTTCCCAGTTTAACTTGGATTAAACCCgatgaatccaaggtccactactgacgatgtgtcccaaattttaaaatgataaacTAGATTAGATCCCTAATCCCTAAACCTCCCTTATCAGGGActgtaacatctagtcctttttACTGAATCAGATTAAATCTAGAAAGGTTTCCAATGAAAACAGCATTGTCCAAACAAATGAGACTCAAGGTCAAGGTTTGACACAGTTATCGGGATCTGAATTAGGTTTGTGGCTTGCAGCTATTTATAGAAGTCTTTCTTTTGCATTAATTACAAATCTGCAGCATCAGACAGCAGCAGGATTCGTCTGTGAGCATCTAAAACGAGAGAATAAATGGaaccaaataaaaaatgaaagaatgcTGTCATTTTAACAGAATAATGCGAACTGAAAAGGAAACAGAACTTTTTTTGTGAACCTAAAGAAATTTTTACAAAAATTAACCACAGAAATGAAGCAACAACACAAATACAatggcacagatgtttctgtatgtgTACTTGTAAACTCTTAGTCTCCCCGTGGCTGCAGACTATTTGAagttacatatatttatttgttcataTTAGAATATTTAAAGTAGATGATTTTACAGACCAATGTAGCAAATAAAATGTACAGGTTATTGTAAATGTGTATCAAACAGTTAAAAAGCACTCGTACTTGTTTCTTGACCCTGATGTGCTATAGTCACACT includes the following:
- the LOC101475579 gene encoding cytohesin-3, whose protein sequence is MAIRRKDSFLWGKAPIKLPPEARRQGEAHEFELLDDIQKLRLEINHVMPKFHSPELKEQNKNVARNRKFLRGKKKFNMDSKKGVQYLVENGLLEWRAESVAEFLYKEEGLNKTAIGNFLGEREEMHLKILKAFVGLHEFSDLNLVQALRQFLWSFRLPGEAQKIDRMMEAFAARYCGCNPGVFQSTDTCYILSFAIIMLNTSLHNPNVKDKPTLQRFVSMNRGINNGEDLPTELLTKLYTSIRSEPFKIPEDDGNDLTLTFFNPDREGWLLKIGGRVKTWKRRWFILTDSCLYYFEYTTDKDPIGIIPLENLCVRALQDSSKPFCLELYNPKGQKIKACKTENKGRVVQGKHQSYKLSAASAEERDDWIDAIRASITKDPFYDLVTLRKRKIISNTSSKD